Proteins encoded in a region of the Benincasa hispida cultivar B227 chromosome 2, ASM972705v1, whole genome shotgun sequence genome:
- the LOC120071379 gene encoding exosome complex component RRP45A-like isoform X1, whose amino-acid sequence MEQRLANTWRLSANEKKFIETALLSDLRVDGRRPFDYRNLTINFGKDDGSSEVQLGQTHVMGFVTAQIVQPYRDRPNEGTLSIYTEFSPMADPSFEPGRPGESAVELGRVIDRGLRESRAVDMESLCVVSGKSVWAIRVDLHILDNGGNLVDAANIAALAALSTFRRPECSLGGDDGQEVIVHPPEVREPLPLIIHHLPIAVTFAFFRSESTLVIDPTHYEEAVMGGRMTVTLNANNDVCAIQKAGGEGVLQSVIMQCLRIACVKAGDITTKIKNAVETHNSARQLRKIKRHPSVNLDVGEGAANLKHSQGISDGRKSINDVSDRLKLNSEESIASPSRSIKSDVSTNQGQLNKRDFDAKNFIGGPSCWDPYSKGVDSDFLKATLASRGNLTVTKKENPSDEMMSSETEVDEQETKVDQTNLPPAAAKTLSEDNGKKTLKDAVKPKNKRKKKKDHHS is encoded by the exons ATGGAGCAGCGATTAGCCAATACATGGCGTCTCTCTGCGAACGAAAAGAAATTCATTGAAACCGCCCTTCTTTCGGATTTGAGGGTTGATGGTCGTCGCCCATTTGACTACCGTAATCTCACCATCAACTTTGGCAA GGATGATGGTTCTTCAGAGGTGCAGCTTGGCCAAACACACGTAATGGGCTTTGTGACTGCTCAGATAGTTCAACCATATAGGGATCGTCCTAATGAGGGCACTCTTTCTATCTATACTGAGTTTTCTCCTATGGCTGATCCCTCATTTGAGCCTGGCCGTCCAGGAGAGTCTGCTGTCGAGTTGGGGCGTGTAATAGACCGTGGTCTGCG GGAGAGTAGGGCAGTGGATATGGAATCACTTTGTGTTGTTTCTGGCAAATCTGTGTGGGCCATCCGAGTTGATCTCCACATTTTAGATAATGGAGG AAACCTTGTGGATGCGGCTAATATTGCTGCTTTGGCTGCTTTATCAACTTTTCGAAGACCTGAATGCTCATTGGGGGGAGATGATGGTCAGGAAGTGATAGTTCATCCCCCTGAG GTTAGGGAGCCACTTCCATTGATCATACATCATCTCCCTATTGCAGTAACCTTTGCATTTTTTCGTAGTGAGAGCACTCTG GTGATAGATCCAACTCACTATGAAGAGGCCGTTATGGGAGGAAGAATGACCGTCACACTTAATGCTAATAATGATGTTTGCGCTATTCAAAAAGCAGGAGGAGAGGGTGTACTTCAGAGTGTGATCATGCAATGTCTGCGAATTGCTTGTGTCAAAGCTGGTGATATtacaactaaaataaaaaatgca GTTGAGACTCACAATTCAGCTAGACAATTGCGGAAGATTAAGCGTCACCCTTCTGTTAATTTGGATGTTGGCGAAGGTGCAGCTAATCTGAAGCATAGCCAAGGCATATCCGATGGTCGAAAGAGTATCAATGATGTTTCCGACAGATTGAAATTGAATTCTGAAGAGAGTATCGCCAGTCCAAGCAGGAGTATTAAGAGTGATGTATCAACAAATCAAGGACAATTAAACAAGAGAGATTTTGATGCTAAGAATTTCATTGGGGGGCCTTCGTGCTG ggACCCATACTCCAAAGGTGTTGATTCAGATTTCTTGAAAGCTACATTAGCTTCACGTG GAAATCTAACTGTGACAAAAAAAGAGAACCCGAGCGATGAAATGATGTCCTCCGAGACTGAGGTTGACGAACAAGAAACCAAAGTTGATCAGACAAATTTACCTCCTGCTGCTGCTAAAACTTTGTCAGAAGATAACGGGAAGAAAACTTTGAAAGATGCCGTGAAGCCAAAGAataagaggaaaaagaagaaagaccATCACTCCTAA
- the LOC120071379 gene encoding exosome complex component RRP45A-like isoform X2, translating to MGFVTAQIVQPYRDRPNEGTLSIYTEFSPMADPSFEPGRPGESAVELGRVIDRGLRESRAVDMESLCVVSGKSVWAIRVDLHILDNGGNLVDAANIAALAALSTFRRPECSLGGDDGQEVIVHPPEVREPLPLIIHHLPIAVTFAFFRSESTLVIDPTHYEEAVMGGRMTVTLNANNDVCAIQKAGGEGVLQSVIMQCLRIACVKAGDITTKIKNAVETHNSARQLRKIKRHPSVNLDVGEGAANLKHSQGISDGRKSINDVSDRLKLNSEESIASPSRSIKSDVSTNQGQLNKRDFDAKNFIGGPSCWDPYSKGVDSDFLKATLASRGNLTVTKKENPSDEMMSSETEVDEQETKVDQTNLPPAAAKTLSEDNGKKTLKDAVKPKNKRKKKKDHHS from the exons ATGGGCTTTGTGACTGCTCAGATAGTTCAACCATATAGGGATCGTCCTAATGAGGGCACTCTTTCTATCTATACTGAGTTTTCTCCTATGGCTGATCCCTCATTTGAGCCTGGCCGTCCAGGAGAGTCTGCTGTCGAGTTGGGGCGTGTAATAGACCGTGGTCTGCG GGAGAGTAGGGCAGTGGATATGGAATCACTTTGTGTTGTTTCTGGCAAATCTGTGTGGGCCATCCGAGTTGATCTCCACATTTTAGATAATGGAGG AAACCTTGTGGATGCGGCTAATATTGCTGCTTTGGCTGCTTTATCAACTTTTCGAAGACCTGAATGCTCATTGGGGGGAGATGATGGTCAGGAAGTGATAGTTCATCCCCCTGAG GTTAGGGAGCCACTTCCATTGATCATACATCATCTCCCTATTGCAGTAACCTTTGCATTTTTTCGTAGTGAGAGCACTCTG GTGATAGATCCAACTCACTATGAAGAGGCCGTTATGGGAGGAAGAATGACCGTCACACTTAATGCTAATAATGATGTTTGCGCTATTCAAAAAGCAGGAGGAGAGGGTGTACTTCAGAGTGTGATCATGCAATGTCTGCGAATTGCTTGTGTCAAAGCTGGTGATATtacaactaaaataaaaaatgca GTTGAGACTCACAATTCAGCTAGACAATTGCGGAAGATTAAGCGTCACCCTTCTGTTAATTTGGATGTTGGCGAAGGTGCAGCTAATCTGAAGCATAGCCAAGGCATATCCGATGGTCGAAAGAGTATCAATGATGTTTCCGACAGATTGAAATTGAATTCTGAAGAGAGTATCGCCAGTCCAAGCAGGAGTATTAAGAGTGATGTATCAACAAATCAAGGACAATTAAACAAGAGAGATTTTGATGCTAAGAATTTCATTGGGGGGCCTTCGTGCTG ggACCCATACTCCAAAGGTGTTGATTCAGATTTCTTGAAAGCTACATTAGCTTCACGTG GAAATCTAACTGTGACAAAAAAAGAGAACCCGAGCGATGAAATGATGTCCTCCGAGACTGAGGTTGACGAACAAGAAACCAAAGTTGATCAGACAAATTTACCTCCTGCTGCTGCTAAAACTTTGTCAGAAGATAACGGGAAGAAAACTTTGAAAGATGCCGTGAAGCCAAAGAataagaggaaaaagaagaaagaccATCACTCCTAA
- the LOC120071379 gene encoding exosome complex component RRP45B-like isoform X3 encodes MEQRLANTWRLSANEKKFIETALLSDLRVDGRRPFDYRNLTINFGKDDGSSEVQLGQTHVMGFVTAQIVQPYRDRPNEGTLSIYTEFSPMADPSFEPGRPGESAVELGRVIDRGLRESRAVDMESLCVVSGKSVWAIRVDLHILDNGGNLVDAANIAALAALSTFRRPECSLGGDDGQEVIVHPPEVREPLPLIIHHLPIAVTFAFFRSESTLVIDPTHYEEAVMGGRMTVTLNANNDVCAIQKAGGEGVLQSVIMQCLRIACVKAG; translated from the exons ATGGAGCAGCGATTAGCCAATACATGGCGTCTCTCTGCGAACGAAAAGAAATTCATTGAAACCGCCCTTCTTTCGGATTTGAGGGTTGATGGTCGTCGCCCATTTGACTACCGTAATCTCACCATCAACTTTGGCAA GGATGATGGTTCTTCAGAGGTGCAGCTTGGCCAAACACACGTAATGGGCTTTGTGACTGCTCAGATAGTTCAACCATATAGGGATCGTCCTAATGAGGGCACTCTTTCTATCTATACTGAGTTTTCTCCTATGGCTGATCCCTCATTTGAGCCTGGCCGTCCAGGAGAGTCTGCTGTCGAGTTGGGGCGTGTAATAGACCGTGGTCTGCG GGAGAGTAGGGCAGTGGATATGGAATCACTTTGTGTTGTTTCTGGCAAATCTGTGTGGGCCATCCGAGTTGATCTCCACATTTTAGATAATGGAGG AAACCTTGTGGATGCGGCTAATATTGCTGCTTTGGCTGCTTTATCAACTTTTCGAAGACCTGAATGCTCATTGGGGGGAGATGATGGTCAGGAAGTGATAGTTCATCCCCCTGAG GTTAGGGAGCCACTTCCATTGATCATACATCATCTCCCTATTGCAGTAACCTTTGCATTTTTTCGTAGTGAGAGCACTCTG GTGATAGATCCAACTCACTATGAAGAGGCCGTTATGGGAGGAAGAATGACCGTCACACTTAATGCTAATAATGATGTTTGCGCTATTCAAAAAGCAGGAGGAGAGGGTGTACTTCAGAGTGTGATCATGCAATGTCTGCGAATTGCTTGTGTCAAAGCTG GTTGA